A window of Nicotiana sylvestris chromosome 8, ASM39365v2, whole genome shotgun sequence genomic DNA:
AAGAAgcgtccagccgtatgcgccatagagagttctaagacagctagggagataccaagtggtgcctgatgatgaagatttgagtgtgcaagtgatcgagctacaccccgaagccactctccctgaggctttaatccagcagatttggaatggttgtcgatacttgaaagatgatactcaagttccagatcctgcgaaaggcgagataaatccgggatatgctaggtggtttgagaaaagatcccaCGTGGATGATACACCAGAACCTGATCttagaaggcccataaaaagaccgcatgttcaaacctttgacgacaaaatccaagaacggttggcttggggtgaaaaggaaaaggggtacaaagcaactattcatgccttagaagagagcctgaggaacctcaatttggagaaagacttacaagcacaagaagcagaaggtgaaaagaagagtctgattagcgagaataaaactctccgcgctcagtttcaacagatgaagaaagcctctgaagctccagtgagaagttggaaagatcagaaaatcattgccaatctaatggaaaaatgcaagattatgactccatcttgacaaagactgaaaaggcgttagataaagctaaggaaaaaatcatacaattaaatgaggaggccaaatctagtaaggaacgccaagtaataaGATTCGAAGAAAACATGGCTCAATTCAAGAGAGAGAGAAGGACCATTGGATACATCAGAggctcaactccatgcacagttggaagaaatgagaaggtataatagagaacatcagcacgcagatACTGATAGGGAAatagcacaggcaagactcgatcaggccagacttcgagctcaattggagtcagctttagatcgcgaagaccGCATAAGAGATATatccaccactcgccaacagcaattGCAAAACAAAGACcaaaatctccaagatttcagagcacaaatccatgatttggctgtttacacctctcaaagttatgtaaactgtcaagggatggattatgaaaggtttctagagcatgcacctacttttgcccgtcatcttgcaatggagttagaaataatgtaccgtacactaggaggtcagccgggtcaagccccaccatgaGCAGATATTCCAGTGATTgaaagcaaaagattgtggagtggagcgtagtcatagttgttggaacttttTATATAATATTATGTTTTAGTTTGAGTCCTTGTcaagtcttttaaaccattttcttaaattgttgtccaaatgtaatgtcatttctgtctttgtatcgtttcgtttgttaaaaaataaataagattactaATAATTGATTCcgccagaactacgcacggtctgatttatgaggggacatgatacgtagacaatctttataagattcgaccacaaccaaaagaaaagaataaaatgaaaaaggggtgGGAAATAAAGATAGGcatgagtgacaataaaaggaaagatcaggaaaagctgggatgacacaagcaaccgagcaaatacatgatagaaaatggttaattgcctaggtgcattgcatcccaacatgtaattgcatatgtgttaaactctaaaaattaacaagtttgttgttttccagagaattcaagcagttagtttatctagaggatactggcacattatcattactaaaccagatcaaaaggaccaataccagaaatcatgtctatcctggatgtcgacacaagtgttgaggtagaggagctggacgtcagtaaaatgaaagaggagatgcttaaacttaagcaacagatggccgagatgtatcaggcctggtctaaaggataatcacccccagcttaccctactaaccctgcttccaccccaccactggctcaaactcaggatcatcctgccatcgatctatccccgagctttcccatttaccaacactactggggcaccacttctcatacaccacaatctccaccccctaaaccaattccatacccttctccaccagtaactcctgtcttcgtagcacctccaccagctacactccacaaatctcctagtgagcctatattccaggaccaggacaaccaatactacccctcggagcccacttttAAAGCTTCAGAAACCCATTCatatactcctcgctttgacctcccaatagaagctgataaaccagtcaaaaataccgaacttgaggagatgttcaggaaagttaaaagcttagaacaatcattccgagacatgcgggggttaggagggcaagtcagtgtggcctacaaggacctatgtctgttcccaaatgtgcaattatcggccggtttcaagatgcccatgtttgatctatacaacgggcatggtgatccagtagcccacttgaggggtttttgcagcaagatgaggggagctggagaAAAAGacgaattgttaatggcttacttcagtcagagtttgagtggatcagcattggaatggtatacccgccaagactaTGGgtgatggtacacatgggatgatctggcgcaagcatttgcttgtcacttccaatacaatcttgagatcattccagatcgactatccttgactaaatttgagaagaagcacagtgaaagctttaaaGAATATGGTTTCTggtggagggaacaagcagcaatgGTGGATCCCCCAAtaaaggaaagtgagatggtagattacttcctacaggctttggaacccacttactatggccatttggtctcagctgtgggaaagtcattcaacgaagtagtaaagatggggggcatggtagaagaaggcctcaagtcaaataaaatcatgagctattcggctatcaaagcaactactcaggctattcaaggCAGCATAagagggattgggaagaagaaaagagaggaagcggcaatggttgattcaggagcttggtccgaatccagaggttcaccttactactacaatcaacctcgaccccaccaacaaacctATCAccataatccaccccaacactactatcccccaccagaacctcatttttccgtccaccatgcacaagcatacaaccaacctcctgcccacactcaatggcgtgctcctgtcctaccaaatacttatccacatccacgagcctactAAAACACTCCCAGACCAAGTTTCAGGCATAGTCAAgcactcaagggtgaaaggttgcagaaaaagaaaacctttactccattgggagaatcctacactagtctgttccataggctaaaacagctagatatgctaaggccgatacagtccaaactgccaaatcctcctctaaagaatcttgactatactgtcagctgtgaatattgttctggtactccgggtcatgatacataaaggtgctggcacttgaaaagtgcaATACAGGAGCtgattgataccaatagaattgatgTTCAAGCTCCAGAAGCACCCAACATCAACAGGAAtccgatgccagcccatcaggaggcaaatatgatcgaaatagtgcatgcagagggggaacccaagaagctatcacaaaccgtcatgatgattcagtcTAGTGGAGCCAAGACAGATGAACAATTAGCagatgagaagttggtgctcaagcagagcaaaaaagtgttgagccatctgtggcagttgagaaggggtctttaagcaaagttgcaacgaaacaggaaggggtaaaggtgattgtaccgggagcggccagcaaacccatcataatcgtggaaggagcccgctcagatcgggttattatcaagccagtaacccagctaccagtaatcaacagcaaggctattctatggaattacgaacgggtaacggtgatgtacaaagggaaggaagtcaaggaagaaatctatgaagtacagggtttgactcgcttgggaaggtgttttactcccgaggagttaagaagagctaaaaataatccaacaccaatgaagaaagccgtaactgaagaagaagcagaagaattcttgaggaagatgaatctgcatgactattctatcgtggaacaattaagaaagacgcccgctcaaatttcactattgtcattactgatccatttggacgagcaccgtcaagctttaatgaagatcttgaatgaggcacacattcccgataagatctccgtgaatcacttggaaaaaatagccaacaaaatcttcgaggcaaacagagtcacgttttctgatgatgaattgcctgtagaaggtactgagcacaacagagctctttacctcacattaaaatgtgaaaactctgtGGTGactcgggtattggttgacaacgggtcaagcgcaaacatctgtcctctctccactctaagcaagttgaaaatagaagaggagaggatccataagaatagtatttgtgtgcggggatttgacggcggaagTAAatattcagttggggacatagtgctggagctgacgatagggccagttgagttcacaatggagtttcaggtgctggatatagctgtttcctataatttactgttgggtcgaccatggatccacgccgctaaagcagtcccatcaacactacaccaggtagtcaaatttaaaggggatagacaagaaatagttgtgcatggggaagacagcttATGTGCTCACAGCAACGCCATTGTACCAGTCATTGAAGTGAAAAATGACCAGGGACCGtaggtctaccaagtttctgacacgatgttggtagagaaagttccggaggggaaatacattccaaatccaaagataaccgccgcatcagtcatggtagcctatgagatgttgaagaatggttttgtactcgataaaggtttgggctcatctttgcaaggcatcatacaattggtgtctcttcccgaaaacttgggaacatttggtttgggattcaagcccactgctgcaaacataagaaaggccagaaagctaaaacagaaggcatgggtccttccaaagccagtcccatgTCTTTCCTAATCTTTtttcaagtccggtaccagaaatcgcccagtaacaacaattcctaattcCAGGATTAATCCTGAcaaagagttaattgaaagatttgaaaagttgtttgacgGTATGAACATGAtggaaagtggtgaaggtcctagcaatgcagaaattcaattcgttgggccagaaacaaagcttaataattggaaagccactcctctccccattagaaaggagtcttggtagtttattttgattttccttcagtttgtttgggttattctagggttgtaatccagattttttatctttaagtctgtttgaagtgtgaaaaccttgttatctttcatcattcaatgaaatgcagtttccctttctttatcattcctgatagtgtTTCTTtcgtttctcttttcttttctgtacagttctttttacgctggctctagtgatatggcatgcataaggaatcctcagcccagtcttaaaaatcaatctgattccaaaataatagtgcaagaagtagattgtgattacgaatcagaatacgatgaggatgaggctttcgaagagattagtaacaatttaattcacttcgaagaaaaacacaaacccaacctgaatgatacagaagccatcaatttaggagatacagataatatccgagagactaaaataagtgtccacctcgagccaaagatccgggaagagttgatcaaagcactcatcgaattcaaagatgtttttgcatggtcatatgacgacatgtcgggcttgagcactgatttagtggtccacaaattgcccaccgatctaatatttcctcccgtcaagaaaaaattgaggaagttcaaaactgatatgagtgtaaaaattaaagaagaaatcaccaaacagttggatgcaaaagtcattcgggtcactcgatatcctgtttggttggctaatgtcgtgcctgtgtgAAAGAAAGACGgtaagatcagagtatgcgtcgattaccgcaatctcaacaaagcaagtccgaaggataacttcccattacccaatattcatattttgatcgataattatgccaagcatgagataggatcttttgtggattgctatgccgggtatcatcagattctaatggatgaagaagatgtagaaaagatggcattcatcacgccgtggggaacttattgctaccgggtaatgctatttggtttgaagaacgccggggcaacttacatgaaaGCAATGactacagtgtttcatgatatgatacataaggagattgaggtatacgtggatgatgtgatcataaaatcaaagtatcaggccgaccacgttggggatttgagtaaattcttcctgagacttcgcaggtacaacctcaagcttaaccctgccaagtgcgcatttggtgttccatctggaaagctgttgggattcatagtcagccggcgaggcatcgagttggacccatcaaagatcaaagccatccaagaattgctacctccgaggaacaagactgaagtgatgagtctgttagggaggttgaaatacatcagcaggtttattgctcagctcacgacaacttgtgagcctattttcaaattgatgaagaaggatgttgcggtcaagtggactgatgagtgtcaagaagcgtttgataagataaaaggatacttgtcaaaaccacccgtgttggttccgccagaaccaggaagacctttgattctttacttgacagtcttggaaaattcatttggttgtgtattggggcaacatgacatcaccggcagaaaggaacaagccatctactatcttagcaagaagttcacggcttatgagggtaagtacactcatctggaaaggacatgttgcgccctaacttgggtagctcagaaattgaaacattatttgtcatcatacactacctacctcatttcgcgtttggatccgttgaagtatatctttcaaaagcctatgccgacaggaagacttgcgaagtggcaaatcttgctcacaaagtttgacatcatctatgtgactcggactgcgatgaaagcccaagcattggccaatCATTTGGCCAaaaaccccgtcgatgaagattacgaaccattgagaacttattttcccgatgaagaagtgatgcatatcgatgaactggagcaaattgaaaaaccaggctggaaactcttctttgatggggctgctaacataaAAGGAGAGgggataggagctgtgcttatttctgaaacaggacatcactatcttGTTACATctcaacttcgtttctattgtaccaacaatatgtctgagtacgaagcatgcattttaggtttaaggctagctgcagacatggatgtccaggaagtcttggtcttgggagactcggatcttctgttacaccaaattcaaggagaatgggaaacacgagatttgaagctcataccgtaccgataaTGTTTACATGAtttttgtcaacggtttcgatcagtggagttcaggcatattcccagggtccataatgaggtcgtcgatgctttgtctaccctggcatcaatgttgcaccatccagacaaagttTATGTcgatccactgcatattcaagtccgagatcagcatgcttactgtaacatgattgaagaagaacttgatggtgaaccatggttccacgatatcaaggaatacatcagaatgaggatatatccagtgcaagccacaggggatcaagaGAACAATTAgacggttggcaaatggattcttcttaagtggaggagttttgtataagagaacaccagaccttggattattaagatgcatagatgctagacaagctacggttgTCATGTCCatagtacattcgggagtctgcggaccacatatgagcggatatgtgttggcaaagaaaattcttcgagcaggctattattggcttaccatggagcgagattgtatcaattttgtgcgcaaatgtcatcagtgccaaatacacggagatttgattcattctccaccatcggaattgcacacaatgtcggcaccatggcccttagttgaatggggcatggatgtcattggaccaattgagccagcagcatccaacgggcataggttcattctggtagccattgattatttcaccaagtgggttgaggccaaaacattcaaatcggtgaccaagaaagtagtggtcgattttgttcaatcaaatatcatctgtcgattcggaatcccaatggtgatcatcacagataatggtgctaatcttaacagtaacttgatggaagaagtatgtcaacagtttaagattacacatcgcaattctaccccatatcggcccaaggcgaatggagcagtcgaggcagccaacaaaaacataaagaagatacttcggaaaatggtagaaggttcaaggcaatggcacgaaaaattaccatttgcgttgttgggatatcgtacaactgttcgcacttcggtaggtgcaactccttatttgttggtatatggcactgaagcagtaatacctgcagaagttgaaatcccttcccttcggattgtcgctgaggctaagattgatgatgatgagtgggtcaaaacccgtttggagcagttgaacttgattaatgaaaaacgattggcagcagtatgtcatagctagttatatcaaagaagaatagcaagagcatacaacaaaagggtgcgtccccgaaagtttgaagtgggtcagcaggTGCTGAaatgtattcttccacatcaggttgaagcaaaaggcaagttcaccccgaattggcaagggccattcgaTCCCATccaagagaaaatcacaacacgCAACGTATTCCTCGTGCCAATAGAAGACACACGTATCAAGTTGACGTCAACACCATCGGGAAACCCCCCTTTGAAACCCATGTGCACATAACCAAGCCATCATAATTGAATCCCTCTAACTTAACCAAGTCACACAGGTCACCAATCCCCATGAGTATAGCCAGAAAGTACCTGTAAAACTTCACCACATCTTAAGAATCAAgagaaccgatcatatccattaccatACTGACCCAACCCACTACCAAATTGTTTGATTCCTTCGAGTTCCTTCCAAAATGCCTTCAAGTTAACACTTCTCCTTGCCAGTACACTATGATCCTTAACCCAAGCTCAATACAAGAGATCCTAGCATGAAACCACGTCGCCTTGAAGCCCATATACTACTATGTTCCCTCATAAGCACCTAAAATACCACATTTGAGATACCTACTCCAAAGAGGCCTTATGTGAATTTAAAGCTATTTCCTTAACCTTTCTGATACTAAAATGTAGAATCTATAATGACACAGAAATATCACTAGTCCCGATACCATCCAATGAAAATCTCAGAGCTAAGCCATTTATAAATCTGAAAATTCTGCAAATACCAAATATGAATCTTGAACTCATTGGAACCTTCACAAAAGTAATCCACTCTGCTCCAATCTCAATTACACCGCTCAAATGATCCAAACAACCCGTGTTCCATTATCACACCGATATCCAAATAAGTAACCCCATCTTAACACAACCGATCAAATCCCTACTCCATACACACTACAGCCATCACGAATAACAAACCAGAATCATTTCAAGATTCCCATATATCCATAGATCATAATACATCATGCACCTAGAAATTTCCTTGCTCAAGTCAATACTAACCTCTTCAAGTCATAACTAATCCACTATCATGCCTCAGATCGAacccaatacaacacataactaTGAAATTTGATAGTCGATAGTagactccccaacttggctcaatgACATAAAACACAACATTTGATAACCCAAACCCTTACTCTATTACCGCCATAATCATGCATTGTAATTCAACTAAATCATTCATCAGCTCATGTAACACTAATCATTAAAATAACTCAAATCATTTTCTAAACTCATATTCCTCCTCGTGACATTCAAGCCAACTTTCTCAAGTGacccaaactcaaattgcaacacctATAACCTAGCGGAAGAAAGAAACCCTCCATAGAATAATCATAAGAATCACACATCCTTAGAACATCTCGCAGGAGGTAGCCCACCTGCTTAGCCTCGACTAGCAGGTCTCTATGCCCTTTTATGGCCACGACCACTATGCAATCACTAGATCTTTTCGAGTCGGAGCTCGTCAACAATATATAAGAACCTATTTTATCCAACAAATAAACAACATGAAAGATTCCCCAATGCACTCACAACCTGAGACTATACAATACATCACGATAGAGATCAACCATCCATAGTCCTTTCACATCCCAATTGAAATTCTTCACGATACGTTCAAACTATCTAAGCATAAACCGGCGCCATATAATACTCATCATATAATTATCCAACCACTCATTGAGCCACCAGTCCCACTCCTAGGGATACTACCGGACATAGAAGATCCAAAAGTATATACTCACGCAACTGAAACCACTGagctcaagctacagtcaaaacgcgacctcaagtcctccatacTGTCCCATAAGCACAACACCGAGTACACATATCATACCTCATCCATGGAATATCACTCCGTCGATGTAATACCGAGCACTCAACATAACACACGAGTGAGTGTAAAGGGTTCAAAAGATACACTTCAAGCTAAATCAATGCCACATGATAatgaaagaaagatgggaaatttTCCTACATGCCCTTGTAGCCTCTTGAAGTTAGGTATGGAagtcatcataccgatccacaagactctactagacacttgctcctGACTcctagaacctatgaacctagagctctgataccaacttgtcacgacccaaaatctaactagtcgtgatggaacctaatcCAATACACTAGGTGAGCCAAATAATAGAAAACATAATTTAATGATATATATAAGagtcaaaagtgaaataaatgaATTTTATAAAACTCTCCAACGACTGGTAGTATAAATAATGAGCCACTAAGACATAGATTTACAAAATAGATGGGAAATAATACAATAACTTATTGAAATGTACTTGAACAGAATCCAAATCTAGAACTACTAAAAGTAAGTGGTAGCTATATTCGGAAGCAAATACGTCTTCAAAGCCAGCTCTCGTCATGCACAACAGTACTAGCTCCAAGATCTGCACTcaaggtgcagaagtatagtatgagtacaacagaCCTCGTGTACTTAATAAGTATCCTAAGTAACCACGGCGAGGTAATAAAAGCAAGAACTATAAATAATACTCGTTGATCTCCTGAACAGTTCAATAATTACAACAGGTGTAGGACAAAAACATGATCAAAGCATAAAAATCACGGATAAAACCACCTTGGTGCTCAAAATCCTCTTGACATGTTATGCTAAGTCTTCAATCCGGCATATAAAGATGATATGCAAGTAAATCAGGTAGACAGTCAGGgaaattgcaagtaaagatgaaatgcaataaccAAATATTAGTTTGTTATGGTGTGCAAACCGATGCAAATAACAATAACAAGCTTTCCCAAAGATCACATCAACCAGAAAACAATCAATTTCTCACAATCCACTAGTACACCATCAAGAAATaaacatgagagggtgaccctaAGGGATGGATCCATATCCACACATTGCACAGACAACACATGtgctgcacggataactcacgtgctaataATATCAACAGCACTGACAACTAA
This region includes:
- the LOC138875012 gene encoding uncharacterized protein → MKAQALANHLAKNPVDEDYEPLRTYFPDEEVMHIDELEQIEKPGWKLFFDGAANIKGEGIGAVLISETGHHYLVTSQLRFYLEFRHIPRVHNEVVDALSTLASMLHHPDKVYVDPLHIQVRDQHAYCNMIEEELDGEPWFHDIKEYIRMRIYPVQATGDQENN